The following is a genomic window from Malus sylvestris chromosome 7, drMalSylv7.2, whole genome shotgun sequence.
aacttaatgccagcccctataaaaatctgcactcgacggagcttcagaaatcgaagaggcgcctgctcagaaatcgaagaggcgtttgctttctcaaaagctgggctgctcagagaccacgagggtcgatctcagaaatcgaagaggcgtatgctttctcaaaagttgggctgctcaaagaccacgaaggccgatctcagaaatcgaagaggcgcttgctttctcaaaagttgggctgctcagagaccacgagggccgatctcagaaatcgaagaggcacctacttttccagccttggcagcacctgtcacacgcacactcagctttgcggaaattatgggcattctgtcgaagacttctggtgaagtagaaagcacatgagtcttactgttcaatcacccacttcccacacgcaatagtagctcatgtgtatcacagataactttgccaaagttctctgccaaagttgagcacgtgaagcttgcagcttccactacatcgctctgaccaagacgggtaaaagaatagcaaagaaacagcactaacaaagtttagacacataaattttgaaggtctagctaccccatattattacccacaagggtaaaggaacagtatcactgctggataattggaaagtccctgtgtgtcaacctctgtgcttcgtggcaaggtagactagcaaacatgcccaacctttactcacattcgagaaaacactcccaacaagattgcttgctccaaaatcgaagaggcaccgtcctccgaatctcgagagccagactcccaacatgactactttctcaaaaatcgaagagagggtaaaggaacagtaccattgctggataattggaaagtccctgtgtgtcaacctctgtgcttcgtggcaaggtagactagcaaacatgcccaacctttactcacattcgagaaaacactcccaacaagattgcttgctccaaaatcgaagaggcaccgccctccgaatctcgagagccagactcccaacatgattaccttctcaaaaatcgaagagacaccgctctccgaatctcgagagccagacccgcagcaggattgctttctcaaaaatcgaagagacatcgttctccgaatctcgagagccagatccctgataggattgcttgttcgaaaaccgaagaggcaacactttcccaactacaagagccggatctccttggataaagctgtctgtaatcttcacacgcaacatcagctttccacataccacagaccactttttcaaagtgctctgacagggtaaaggaatagcattactacttgttgttaaggagactcctatatatgtcaatctccatccccaacggacagacagacctgcaaaaatgctcaacccttcctcatatatgagagggcactctcaacgaagcctttcgaaatattcagctttctttccccccgataatacctctgcaaacaagttatactagagcaagaatatctcatatcatcagggttaaaagcaagagtatcccatatcatgctttttccctgtcttttcctttggccttgttcttacctgcaagacaaggagaaagagagcaatcagtcagcacttggaatcaagcttccagccaggaactgactgcctggaacttacttacctggcattgctctcgagtactcatcttcaacatcttatgcttccagggaagataccgcatctgcctgaggaacagatagggcaagtgagaaggatacaaggaagcatgtggagacaagcgtaacagcacacgtgccgatacatccattactctgtcaaagcaaaagtatcccatatcagtagggtcgaacgtactctagatttgatggacttgttttgaccctcaaattcttcagtcggccttatactctggaggaaaccagaaaaccctccagctcagttcaagaataagcctgtggaaagttacttcttcaaaagcaaaagtatcccatatcatctcttctcatttttcttctctttatccttcatgctgcctgcaagatagggagaatgtgaacaatcagccggagctctgattgcttaccttgtctgtcacctctttcagcaaatcccctagctcggcaacttgagggactcctactacatggtttgtatcgcgcttgaccaagcctgaaactacaagtaagcttcaagtgaaattgatacattaccttgtgcatctccaccagttaaagataccacccctggatggaggaagagtacttccagagaagatgccacatctacctgtgagacagataaggcaagtcaagacgataccacattccgatacttagaagtttcgtgattacgagataattctcccacaatatttcctaatgtcatttgtactaaatcattcacctgtactcactaaaggaaagcttgaacctatgtacttgtgtaaacccttcacaattaatgagaactcctctattccgtggacgtagccaatctgggtgaaccacgtacatcttgtgtttgctttcctatctatatccatttatatacttatccacactaatgatcggagcaatctagcgaagatcacaaaaagcgaccgttttcgctacctaggatatatcgtgcaagagaacggagaattagagagatctcaaccatagaatagaagttggatagatgaagtgtaagagtgcatccggcgggttgtgtaaccgtcgtaggccactgaagctcaagggaaaattttataggacggcaataaggccagcgatgttgtatggcacagaatgttgggcggtgaagcatcaacacgtacacaaaatgggtgtggcggagacgaggatgcttcgtgggatgtgtgggcacacaagaaatgataagattggaaatgaggatattcgaggtaaagtaggagtggccgaaattgaaggaaagatgagagaaaatcggttccggtgatttggacatgtgcaaagaaggcctactgacgctccggttcgaagatgtgactacgggacagaggttcagggccaaaggggtagaggaagacctaggaaaactttggaagagactctaagaaaagacttagagtacttggttctaacggaggacatgacacaaaaccgagcgcaatggcgttctaggattcatatagccgaccccacttagtgggaaaaggctttgttgttgttgttgttgttgtggtgcAAGGGATCGTCAGTATTTTGAGACTATCATGTTTTTGTCTCTTCCTTATTcctttattttacttttgaaaCTCTGTAGTTGTTCGTCAGTAACCGATGCAAGCACTGAACGAACCATGAGTTCATCAAGTGTAGTGCATGAGGAAAATCGTCTTATATCTAAGGATACTCAGGAAACTTGCCCTCCTGATACTTTTCAAATAAGGGGAGCAGAGGTGGATCCAGATTGGGTTGTTGCTGGACACATGGGAAACAGACCAGAGTTTAACATATCTAAGTCTGATCCTAATTTAAGTTCTCAATCAACTCCTCGCGTGAGAGATGGTGGAACTGCTGATAGTATTCAGCTATACGAGGATGACCCCTATAATGGTAAGTAACTTCTGTACTGAATTATTTTCCCTTTGTGTTGTGGGGACAGTGCAGTAGCTGTTACGGAGATTATCTGTTTAGTAACTATGGAATGTGATTACAGAAAATGGCAGGGAAAGCCATTTAGAAGACTTCACTGAATTTAAGGTTGACTTCCAGGTAAACTGCTTCTAAGGCATGATTGGTTTGTGATGCTACAAGCTCATATTCAATTCGTTGCGCTTTAGTATTTTTGTAGCTCCTTGTTTTCTGATAACTTTTTTTCAGCTTCAGTTGTTTATGTTTTATCGGAGACTCCATAACTTTCGAATCATCATTGTTTATAGGAGACATTTTTGGGCCACACAAGTCCAATCAGTCGCTGCCGCTTTTCTGCATCTGGAAATAATATAGCCAGCGCATCTGAAGATGGAACAGTAAGGTATTAGTTCTATAGTTAGTAGTTACGAAAGTGCTACATTTATTGCTCAACTCCTTGACTATTGGCTGATTTCTCAACTCTTTGACCATCGGCTGATTTCAAATCGTAATCTGTATTTGTTCATTAAATAGGATATGGACCTATGACTCGTCAACTCCGGCATCTAGAAATGCAACCATTTATTGTGGAGCCAAGATTATGTCACTTGACTGGGAGTGCAAATCTGACCGATTGGTATGCATGCAGATTAGATTTTCAAAATGCACTTAGATATTGCTTGGCATTGGAATCTTAACCTGATTATTTGACAGTGGAATATCTAGTTTAAgtgtttttgttcttttgacAAAAGCTTCTCATAGGCACTGCTAATGGAGGCATTAAAGCATGGAATGTCGATGCAAAGAGAGTTGTCTGTGATCTTAGCACGAGTGAAGAATTTCCAAGGTTCTTCCTGATATTACTCGTACTATTGTGTACTTCTTGGCTCTgttatttaccctttttttcccTTGCTACAGTATCCTGGATATAAAGTGCAGCCCTGTAGAGCCAATTTTTGTTACTGCAGCAGCATCCAAGGGGTACATTCTTTCTGTAATCTTATCATATTTTCATACTAGACTCCGTGTTTGACCAAAAATTTTCCCCTATTGTAACAGCTCTATTCAACTGAAGTATGATACGAGCACTTTGCTTGAAATGATTATAATTTAAACATGAAACCATTCCTTTTACCATTACGTATATGCATATATGCTCAtgtgtgtttttgtgtgtttgggGATTAAATTCTCATGAATGTCAGAATTATGACTTTTATTGTATTTGTAGGCACGGATCAAGTTATGTTGATAGTATGGGGTTCGCTTCATTAACTGTGTGGAATATGAAGACGTGGAAGGCTATGGTATATGCTTTCTTTGTACCAGAAGATCATTTATGCATGCTATAGCAACTTATATTCTTAAGCCTTTCATTTCCGACACTTGTAAGTTTAGTGCTTAACCTTTTGGGTTTCGTGAAGACAGTTCTTCCTCTTGGTAAAGATCCACCTGCAATAACATCCCTTAGTTTCAATCACAATGGGAAAGTTTTAGTGGCCGCTGCAACTGATGGAATGATTCACATGtttggtatccacacatattttTGAACACTTTTGCATttcttgtgttatttatttttatttttccaagGTGGTTAAATTTTTGCCCTCAACAAAGGCATTTTAGCTGTGTGTTTAATCCCTCGTCTTAATAGAATCATAAACTGGTGCCCCCTTCTGCATAGCTTAGCTTGCCTGCATATGTACACATACTCATACAAATACGAACACCTTAACAAGCCAAAGATATGTCTGCCTATCTACAAATAACCGGGTGGCCTGCACATGACTCTGCTATAAGCTCCATTCTTTTCGGCCCTGATGAGACAAGTATTTTCAGTTTGGGAGTAGATGGAAAGGCAAGTGCTTTACATTCATTTTTGCATGAAGTTTGATTAGAGCATTTAAAATTTGCCCCCTCGTTATTACTTGAACTACAGCTGGTCTTATAATTTTGTCCTCTCAAAAGTATTTGCCTAACAGAACTGTTTTTGCGCTGTCAGGTGTTTGAATGGAGCTTGCAAAACCAAGGTCAAATCCTTTGGTCAAGAAACTGTACCAGGTACTTTTTCTTTGGCATCCCATATTATTAATAGATATTAGTTACACTGCAGTCTTGTCAAACAAAACTATTTCTCCATACACCTGATTAACTAGCGCTGCTCTCTTCCATTCCGTAGGTTCTGTGACCCTGAGAGCTCAAAAAGTTGCAGACATGAAATGGCTTTAGATGCTACCGGGAGGAGACTATTGGTAACATCCGGTTCCGTAAGAGCGCCCATATACCAGGTTGTTCTCTCTTCTCCATGCGTTTGTGTGAGTGGCTTCATTATGTATAGGGTTTCCCTGATTGCGGTGTTTTGAATATCTATGTGATGCATTGCGTtgatacaaatttttgttttgttaactTGGTTCAGGTTCGGGGTCATGTGAATGGGTTGAGCCCTCTCCCACACAGTGCTGCTATAACTACTGTAGATTGGCACCCGACTTTACCCATCTTCTTAACAGGATCGGCTGATAACTCTGTCCTGGTAACATCTATGTCATAAATGTTTGACTTTTATCTCCGTGTTCTTGGTGTGCCTGACGTTGGATGAAGTTCACTTCCGGTGTGTTTGAACTGGTTTCGTTCTGGCTTTCATCTGAGCAATGTGTCTTGTATTAGTGTGTAGGTGTAAATCATTGAACAGTTTTTATAGAGCATAGCCCTTGAGACAAACAAGCATCATAGTTGATGACATTTTATTACAAATCGGAAAATACAACTGAATGAATCTGTATAAGTTCGGAAGTATATAACAGATTAGGAGAGTAGAGCTTTACCGTTTACCTTTGAAATCTCCCCTACAGCTTTTCCTTCACAGGCAACGGTCGTCACATAATCCGATCTTTGATATCATCCAAGAACCGGAAATAGGCATATCGCCAAGTTGTCTTGAGAACTAAAGTACCACAGACACTCCAGAATCCTATGACGAAACCAAGCACCAAGCTGACATAAAATCCTAAGCTTATGAAACCATCATCATCTTGTTTGGTCTTGTCACTTCCACTGCCATTAGGGACTGCAGGATCTTCAGTTGTTGCATCTCCCGGGCATTCTGGTGTGAGCGGTTGCCCGCAAAGTCCAAGATTTCCCGTAAATGCAGAAGCATCAAAGGTTTGAAGTTGAGTGCTTAGCGGAATCCTTCCTGTTAAGTTGTTGTATGACAAGTCCAAGACACTAAGATAATGTAAGCTGGAAAAGCTCGAAGGAATGCTACCAGATATCTGGTTTCGTGACAAATCGAGCGATTCTAACATCTCCAACTGGCCAAATTTGTTAGGAAGCACCCCAGTGAAACTGTTTCTTGAAAGGTTCAGAGAAATCAACTTCATCAAACTTGTTACACTTTCTGGAATGTCTCCATTTAAGTTGTTGCTTGAAATGTCAATGCTTCTCAAACGCTTAAGATTTTCGCCGAACTCAATCTCTATTCCTTTCCAAATCAGTTGCACAAACCCAACAATAATGTTGTCCTCAACCTCGGGGGACATAGAAGACAAAGCTGTTATGTTAGGGAGGCAAAATGGTAAGGCCCCAGATATATTGTTCTTGGAGAAGTCCAAAACATGAAGGGCAGGAAGACTGCATAGGCTTAAGGGTATGCTTCCATAAAACTCGTTTGACCTTAAGCGAAGAACCAGCAACTTTGTTAGGCTCGGGCCTATCCATGTCGGTATCTCTCCAGATAGTTTATTGGCACCGAGATCAACAACCCTTAACTCTGTACAGTTCTCCAAAGATGGCAATTCTCCAGAAAGGTTGTTGTCATGTAAGCGTAACAATGCAGCATTCTTTAAGTAGCCTAATGAGCTTGGAATTTTTCCGAAGAAATTGTTCTTAGCCATGTTCAAAGAGAACAATCCTTGAAACTGCATCCAACAACTAGGAAGTTCGCCGGATAGCTGGTTCTCGGAAAGGTCTAGATTAAACAAGTTTGGAGTTTCTGTTTCACAAAAGGAAGATAAGGGTCCCGAAAGCATGTTTTTGGAGAGAAGCAAGATGGCTACACTTGAAGGAAATGGCGGAAGTGGACCGTCCAAGCGATTAGATGACAAGTCAAGTGAAAAAAAGGTGCTGTTTTTTGTTGATAGATTTGGCAACTTTCCATGGATTTGGTTCATCGATAGGTTTAACTCGAATAAGCTGGAAGACAGGTCCCAAAACTTATCAGGTATAGAATCCGAAATCTCAGCATCAGACATGTAAAGTGAAGTAAGTTTTGTCTGAGTTTGAATCCATTTCGGAAAAGCAGGGCCAACCTTGCAGGAGTCCAATCCTAGTGATTTGATTTGGAAAGGCGGAGTCCAATCCGAGCTCAAGTTGAAAGACAAAGGATTATGAGAAAAATCCAAAGAGTTTAAACGCGAGAGATTGGAGAAGTGTACTTCAGTTACGACACCATTCAAAGAATTCCAAGAAAGATCCAAATCTTCGAGGCTGGAAAGTTGTCCGATACTCTCTGGTATAGATCCGTTGAGCTGATTTTTGGAGATAAATAACTGCCTTAACAACGAAAGACCTGTAAAATCAGGCAGTGATCCGGTGAACTGGTTTAGAACTAGGCTCAAGGATCTTAGCTGGGAGAGTGGCTGAAAACTTTCTGGAAGAGATCCACTTACATTGGTGCCATCAATGTACAATTCTTTCAAGGATGAAAATCTTGTAAGGTTATCAGGAAATGAACCCGAAAATAGGTTCCCACTCAAGGACAAGGACTCGAGGGTGTCTTGAGCACAAGACAAGTTTTCGACAGAGTCTTCAAGTCTGTCAGAAAGTTTGTTTTCCAGTAAATTCAACAACTCTAAGTTGCAAAGGTTTCGAAAGGACTTTGGTATCCTGCCTTCAAGTTTGTTATACGAGAGATCAAGAGACACGAGAGAAACCATGTTTGCAAAAACATCTGGGAAGGGACCTTGCAACTGATCACCAGCTAAACCAATGTGAACAAGGTTGGTGCTAACATTGGC
Proteins encoded in this region:
- the LOC126630311 gene encoding receptor-like protein EIX2; this encodes MLFKVIYSVLFVLTSVNCCLSAGISSNIRCLQTEKTALLQFKQGLVDESNVLASWETGKDCCEWRGITCSNETGHVVTLDLYYNSFDVYNVETPLSGVIAPSLLELPYLTYLDLSFNNFKGKIPKFIGSLSRLKHLKLAGASLSGPIPPQLGNLSSLYALDLAWNYVTFENLEWLSHLSSLRYLNMSGLNFSEVVNWPESISKLPSLVELQLSSCNLPNVELSSLSFVNSSNSLEVLELSYNFLNLSIFYWMANVSTNLVHIGLAGDQLQGPFPDVFANMVSLVSLDLSYNKLEGRIPKSFRNLCNLELLNLLENKLSDRLEDSVENLSCAQDTLESLSLSGNLFSGSFPDNLTRFSSLKELYIDGTNVSGSLPESFQPLSQLRSLSLVLNQFTGSLPDFTGLSLLRQLFISKNQLNGSIPESIGQLSSLEDLDLSWNSLNGVVTEVHFSNLSRLNSLDFSHNPLSFNLSSDWTPPFQIKSLGLDSCKVGPAFPKWIQTQTKLTSLYMSDAEISDSIPDKFWDLSSSLFELNLSMNQIHGKLPNLSTKNSTFFSLDLSSNRLDGPLPPFPSSVAILLLSKNMLSGPLSSFCETETPNLFNLDLSENQLSGELPSCWMQFQGLFSLNMAKNNFFGKIPSSLGYLKNAALLRLHDNNLSGELPSLENCTELRVVDLGANKLSGEIPTWIGPSLTKLLVLRLRSNEFYGSIPLSLCSLPALHVLDFSKNNISGALPFCLPNITALSSMSPEVEDNIIVGFVQLIWKGIEIEFGENLKRLRSIDISSNNLNGDIPESVTSLMKLISLNLSRNSFTGVLPNKFGQLEMLESLDLSRNQISGSIPSSFSSLHYLSVLDLSYNNLTGRIPLSTQLQTFDASAFTGNLGLCGQPLTPECPGDATTEDPAVPNGSGSDKTKQDDDGFISLGFYVSLVLGFVIGFWSVCGTLVLKTTWRYAYFRFLDDIKDRIM
- the LOC126629329 gene encoding uncharacterized protein LOC126629329 isoform X2, yielding MENMQYAEELVREFLVFKGFTNTLQAFDSELSTDISKGFQVDRIMELIFSVYVPKFQAEKLVGLFSFFKQCLSSSSETVLLTTLSKLEVSILRYYVVNAIQSGRRDKVLEFFGMIGNDLLQRGQDWTAWFAIPYVKKPNSDPEFRIYFSKEWYEALRLSVRNFFSEIFNGTPALMKISSEKTTVNHLKKDIKQLKLKLSKLQALLEEKDGQLCQLRSCSSVTDASTERTMSSSSVVHEENRLISKDTQETCPPDTFQIRGAEVDPDWVVAGHMGNRPEFNISKSDPNLSSQSTPRVRDGGTADSIQLYEDDPYNENGRESHLEDFTEFKVDFQETFLGHTSPISRCRFSASGNNIASASEDGTVRIWTYDSSTPASRNATIYCGAKIMSLDWECKSDRLLLIGTANGGIKAWNVDAKRVVCDLSTSEEFPSILDIKCSPVEPIFVTAAASKGHGSSYVDSMGFASLTVWNMKTWKAMTVLPLGKDPPAITSLSFNHNGKVLVAAATDGMIHMFDMSAYLQITGWPAHDSAISSILFGPDETSIFSLGVDGKVFEWSLQNQGQILWSRNCTRFCDPESSKSCRHEMALDATGRRLLVTSGSVRAPIYQVRGHVNGLSPLPHSAAITTVDWHPTLPIFLTGSADNSVLVTSMS
- the LOC126629329 gene encoding uncharacterized protein LOC126629329 isoform X1, with the translated sequence MENMQYAEELVREFLVFKGFTNTLQAFDSELSTDISKGFQVDRIMELIFSVYVPKFQAEKLVGLFSFFKQCLSSSSETVLLTTLSKLEVSILRYYVVNAIQSGRRDKVLEFFGMIGNDLLQRGQDWTAWFAIPYVKKPNSDPEFRIYFSKEWYEALRLSVRNFFSEIFNGTRIPALMKISSEKTTVNHLKKDIKQLKLKLSKLQALLEEKDGQLCQLRSCSSVTDASTERTMSSSSVVHEENRLISKDTQETCPPDTFQIRGAEVDPDWVVAGHMGNRPEFNISKSDPNLSSQSTPRVRDGGTADSIQLYEDDPYNENGRESHLEDFTEFKVDFQETFLGHTSPISRCRFSASGNNIASASEDGTVRIWTYDSSTPASRNATIYCGAKIMSLDWECKSDRLLLIGTANGGIKAWNVDAKRVVCDLSTSEEFPSILDIKCSPVEPIFVTAAASKGHGSSYVDSMGFASLTVWNMKTWKAMTVLPLGKDPPAITSLSFNHNGKVLVAAATDGMIHMFDMSAYLQITGWPAHDSAISSILFGPDETSIFSLGVDGKVFEWSLQNQGQILWSRNCTRFCDPESSKSCRHEMALDATGRRLLVTSGSVRAPIYQVRGHVNGLSPLPHSAAITTVDWHPTLPIFLTGSADNSVLVTSMS
- the LOC126629329 gene encoding uncharacterized protein LOC126629329 isoform X3, with protein sequence MPLTKPRIPALMKISSEKTTVNHLKKDIKQLKLKLSKLQALLEEKDGQLCQLRSCSSVTDASTERTMSSSSVVHEENRLISKDTQETCPPDTFQIRGAEVDPDWVVAGHMGNRPEFNISKSDPNLSSQSTPRVRDGGTADSIQLYEDDPYNENGRESHLEDFTEFKVDFQETFLGHTSPISRCRFSASGNNIASASEDGTVRIWTYDSSTPASRNATIYCGAKIMSLDWECKSDRLLLIGTANGGIKAWNVDAKRVVCDLSTSEEFPSILDIKCSPVEPIFVTAAASKGHGSSYVDSMGFASLTVWNMKTWKAMTVLPLGKDPPAITSLSFNHNGKVLVAAATDGMIHMFDMSAYLQITGWPAHDSAISSILFGPDETSIFSLGVDGKVFEWSLQNQGQILWSRNCTRFCDPESSKSCRHEMALDATGRRLLVTSGSVRAPIYQVRGHVNGLSPLPHSAAITTVDWHPTLPIFLTGSADNSVLVTSMS